One window of the Danaus plexippus chromosome 25, MEX_DaPlex, whole genome shotgun sequence genome contains the following:
- the LOC116775423 gene encoding 5-oxoprolinase translates to MNKPRGFQFAIDRGGTFTDVYAQCPNGKVRVMKLLSVDPQNYDDAPREAIRRILHEETGNAVDECGKVNSSLIESIRMGTTVATNALLERKGAKMALVINKGFKDLLFIGNQARPNIFDLNIRRPGVLYKEVVEIDCRVIPALEDRCEIDKSKLDWKEVIGTTGQKMLVIKDIDEEAVRRDLATLREKGIDSIAVVLAHSYTYRDHELKIGRIAEELGFNQVSLSHAVMSMVRMVPRGYTASADAYLTPHIREYVTSFSSGFTDGLKNTNVLFMQSDGGLTPMNMFNGSRAILSGPAGGVVGYALTSYNKQTGLPVIGFDMGGTSTDVSRYAGSLEHVHEATTAGVTIQAPQLDINTVAAGGGSVLSFLSGLFSAGPESAGAHPGPACYRRGGPLTVTDANLLLGRLRPDYFPKIFGPAENEPLDTEATLAGFKKMTAEINAFLKQEGNKEMTLEEVAMGFINVANEAMCRPIRSLTTARGHDARAHALACFGGAGGQHACSVARRLGIKTVLIHKYAGILSAYGMALADVVQEEQTPCADVYRPENYRHLDEQIDSLSAVCKEKLRAQGFTDDQITLEPYLHLRYSGTDCALMVSPIQGDQATRHGDFYAAFVNRYKNEFGFTLSNREVVVDDVRVRGVGRSGGRKETALEVEKETTPAVDNVVQVYFEGGYQNTAIYPLEKLSPGHKIPGPAIIMDKLSTILVEPGCTADITKYGDVSITIGSGQKTEVTSQLDSVQLSIFSHRFMSIAEQMGRVLQRTSISVNIKERLDFSCALFGADGGLVSNAPHIPVHLGAMQETVQYQMKVRGSSLRPRDVLLSNHPRAGGSHLPDLTVITPVFHESSALPIFFVASRGHHADIGGLTPGSMPPHSTSLQQEGASFKSMMLVQRGVFNEKELVEELMKPGQVPGCSGTRNLADNLSDLKAQVAANQRGIQLVSELIEEYSLDVVQAYMTHIQKNAELAVREMLKQIAEKTIKKTGSCVLKATEYLDNGAPIALTVTLDPSTGGAICDFTGTGVEVWGNLNAPRAITMSAIIYCLRCMVGRDIPLNQGCLNPVTVIIPRGSLLDPSDSAAVVAGNVLTSQRLVDVILKAFQVCAASQGCTNNLTLGETTWGYYETVAGGSGAGPGWHGASGVHTHITNTRITDVEIVETRYPMIVTNFSLRSGSGGRGKWRGGDGVTRELVFRRTVQVSVLTERRAFQPYGMNGGEPGARGLNLLQRADGRLINLGGKSSVTASPGDKYIMNSPGGGGYGRPLGDETGEQTDIQHNEFVERGSVFEYRSAQESV, encoded by the exons ATGAATAAACCAAGAGGATTTCAATTTGCAATTGATCGAGGAGGTACATTTACCGATGTATATGCTCAGTGTCCGAATGGCAAAGTGCGTGTTATGAAACTTTTGTCAGTAGATCCTCAAAACTATGATGATGCACCAAGAGAGGCTATTAGACGGATATTGCATGag GAAACTGGTAATGCGGTAGATGAATGTGGAAAAGTCAATTCATCTCTCATAGAATCTATTAGGATGGGTACAACAGTCGCAACCAATGCTCTATTAGAAAGGAAGGGAGCTAAAATGGCTCTTGTCATTAACAAAGGATTTAaagatcttttatttattggaaatcAGGCTCGgccaaatatatttgatttg AATATAAGACGTCCTGGTGTTCTTTACAAAGAGGTTGTGGAAATCGATTGTCGTGTGATACCAGCATTAGAAGATCGCTGTGAGATTGACAAGTCTAAATTGGATTGGAAGGAAGTCATAGGAACTACTGGTCAGAAGATGTTGGTTATTAAGGATATTGATGAGGAAGCAGTGCGGAGAGATCTGGCGACTTTAAGAGAGAAAGGGATAGACAGTATAGCTGTGGTGCTAGCTCATAGCTATACATACAGGGATCACGAATTGAAGATAGGAAGAATTGCTGAGGAATTAG GTTTCAACCAGGTGTCTTTGTCCCATGCGGTGATGTCTATGGTGAGGATGGTTCCCAGAGGTTATACAGCATCAGCAGACGCGTACCTCACTCCCCACATCCGGGAGTACGTGACCAGTTTCTCCAGCGGCTTCACTGATGGTCTGAAGAACACCAACGTGCTCTTCATGCAGTCGGATGGCGGACTTACTCCTATGAACAT gttCAATGGTTCGCGTGCGATACTGTCCGGACCGGCTGGCGGTGTGGTGGGCTACGCACTAACTTCATACAACAAACAAACCGGTCTACCAGTTATAG GTTTCGACATGGGCGGGACGTCGACTGACGTGTCTCGGTACGCGGGATCCTTGGAGCACGTGCACGAGGCCACGACCGCCGGGGTCACCATACAGGCGCCGCAGCTAG aTATAAACACGGTGGCAGCCGGCGGTGGGTCTGTGCTGTCGTTTCTCTCGGGCTTGTTCTCTGCAGGGCCCGAGTCCGCTGGGGCCCACCCCGGGCCCGCGTGTTACAGGCGAGGGGGCCCGCTCACGGTCACCGACGCTAACTTGCTGCTAG GTCGCCTGCGGCCTGattattttccaaaaatttTCGGTCCGGCTGAGAACGAGCCCTTGGATACAGAAGCGACGCTCGCCGGCTTTAAGAAAATGACGGCAGAAATCAATGCATTCCTCAAACAGGAAGGAAACAAAGAG ATGACGTTGGAGGAGGTAGCCATGGGCTTCATCAACGTCGCCAACGAGGCCATGTGCCGGCCGATCAG GTCATTGACCACAGCCCGGGGACACGATGCCCGGGCGCACGCGCTCGCATGCTTTGGGGGCGCGGGCGGCCAACACGCCTGCAGCGTGGCCCGCCGCCTGGGGATAAAGACGGTGCTCATACACAAGTACGCCG GTATCTTGTCAGCGTACGGCATGGCTCTAGCGGACGTGGTCCAAGAGGAACAGACGCCGTGTGCTGATGTGTACCGACCAGAGAACTATCGACATCTGGACGAACAGATCGACAGTCTCTCCGCTGTATGTAAGGAGAAGCTCAGAGCTcag GGCTTCACCGACGACCAGATAACACTAGAGCCGTACCTCCACTTGAGGTATTCCGGAACCGACTGTGCCCTCATGGTTTCTCCCATACAGGGCGACCAGGCTACCAGACATGGCGACTTCTACGCAGCTTTTGTTAACAG ATATAAGAACGAGTTTGGCTTCACGCTTTCTAACCGGGAGGTGGTAGTGGATGACGTCAGAGTGAGAGGCGTTGGAAGAAGTGGGGGAAGAAAAGAGACGGCGCTAGAGGTGGAGAAGGAAACGACACCCGCCGTTGATAAT GTCGTCCAAGTCTACTTCGAAGGCGGTTATCAGAACACTGCTATATATCCGCTGGAGAAACTATCGCCAGGTCATAAAATTCCAGGTCCGGCCATTATAATGGACAAATTGTCTACTATACTTGTGGAGCCGG GATGTACAGCAGATATTACTAAATACGGCGACGTGAGTATCACTATAGGCTCTGGTCAGAAGACGGAAGTGACGTCACAACTGGACTCGGTCCAGCTCAGCATCTTCTCTCACAGATTCATGTCGATAGCTGAGCAGATGGGGAG GGTTCTCCAACGTACATCAATATCAGTGAATATAAAGGAGCGTCTGGACTTCTCGTGCGCGCTGTTCGGGGCGGACGGCGGGCTCGTCTCTAACGCGCCACACATACCGGTACACCTGGGGGCCATGCAGGAGACGGTGCAGTATCAG ATGAAGGTCCGCGGCTCGTCTCTGCGGCCCAGGGACGTGCTGCTGTCCAACCACCCCCGGGCTGGCGGCTCCCACCTCCCGGACCTCACCGTCATCACCCCGGTCTTCCACGA GTCGAGTGCTCTGCCAATCTTCTTCGTGGCTTCTCGCGGTCACCACGCGGACATCGGTGGCCTGACGCCGGGGTCCATGCCGCCGCACTCCACCAGTCTACAACAAGAGGGAGCCTCCTTCAAATCCATGATGCTGGTGCAGCGAGGAGTCTTCAATGAGAAGGAGTTGGTTGAAG AGCTGATGAAGCCAGGTCAAGTCCCCGGCTGCTCCGGGACGAGGAATCTAGCGGACAACCTCTCAGATCTGAAGGCTCAAGTCGCCGCCAACCAAAGG GGCATACAACTGGTGTCCGAGCTGATAGAAGAATACAGCCTCGACGTGGTCCAAGCTTACATGACTCATATACAGAAGAACGCTGAACTAGCCGTTAGGGAAATGTTGAag CAAATAGCGGAGAAGACAATCAAGAAGACGGGCTCATGTGTTCTGAAAGCCACAGAGTATTTGGACAACGGTGCACCAATCGCTTTGACGGTTACACTGGACCCCAGTACTGGCGGTGCTATCTGTGACTTCAC TGGCACCGGCGTGGAGGTGTGGGGTAACTTGAACGCCCCTCGCGCCATAACTATGTCCGCTATCATTTACTGTCTGCGGTGTATGGTGGGCAGAGATATACCCCTCAACCAG GGGTGTCTGAATCCCGTGACCGTTATAATACCTCGTGGTAGTTTACTGGACCCCAGCGACTCAGCCGCTGTGGTCGCCGGGAACGTGCTCACGTCACAGAGGCTCGTGGACGTCATCCTGAAAGCCTTCCAG GTTTGTGCCGCCTCTCAAGGTTGTACCAACAATTTGACACTCGGCGAGACCACCTGGGGATATTACGAGACGGTGGCCGGCGGCAGCGGAGCg GGTCCGGGCTGGCACGGGGCGTCGGGAGTTCACACACATATAACGAACACACGCATCACGGACGTGGAGATAGTCGAAACGAGATACCCCATGATCGTGACCAACTTCTCACTGAGGAGCGGCTCCGGGGGACGGG GTAAATGGCGCGGCGGGGACGGCGTGACCCGCGAGCTGGTGTTCCGACGCACTGTGCAGGTGTCCGTCCTCACCGAACGGAGAGCCTTCCAGCCGTACGGAATGAACG GAGGGGAACCTGGCGCTAGAGGTCTGAACCTGCTCCAGCGAGCTGACGGGAGACTAATTAATCTCGGAGGAAAATCCTCAGTTACAGCGTCTCCTGGA gaTAAATACATCATGAATTCGCCGGGCGGAGGTGGCTACGGCCGACCGTTGGGTGATGAGACAGGcgaacaaacagacatacaACACAATGAGTTCGTGGAGAGAGGAAGCGTCTTCGAGTATAGAAGCGCCCAAGAATCAGTTTAG